The Elusimicrobiota bacterium genome includes a region encoding these proteins:
- a CDS encoding zf-HC2 domain-containing protein has translation MICACVKNLFDLHVQGRLVAWEQRRVEAHLSHCARCAAEAQSWRRLFAGLRAVPALAAPPELKAGLRRSLAGRSARPAQRPAAEALAPWAQSVPSLALVLSFAAFLLSVSASILGPGVPMQGCSDSPLSVCAPHTSTVSVIRRSP, from the coding sequence ATGATCTGTGCCTGCGTGAAGAACCTGTTCGATCTCCATGTCCAAGGCCGGCTCGTCGCCTGGGAACAGCGCCGGGTGGAGGCGCATCTGTCGCATTGCGCCCGCTGCGCGGCCGAGGCTCAATCCTGGCGGCGGCTGTTTGCGGGACTGCGCGCCGTGCCGGCCTTGGCCGCGCCGCCGGAGCTCAAGGCCGGCCTGCGCCGGAGCCTGGCGGGCCGGTCTGCGCGGCCCGCGCAGCGTCCGGCGGCTGAGGCCCTCGCCCCATGGGCGCAGAGCGTCCCGTCTTTGGCCCTCGTCTTGAGCTTCGCGGCCTTCCTGCTCTCGGTCTCCGCCTCGATCCTGGGGCCGGGAGTCCCCATGCAGGGCTGCAGCGACAGTCCCCTGTCGGTCTGCGCGCCGCATACCTCCACC